GGAGCACCCTGGAAGTCTGAATAATCAATAAAGAAAACTCAGATATAAAAGGCATCAGAAAAATACTTGAGAGAGGAGAAGTATtcctttcttctattttttcagtgcctttaaaattaaatagaacTATATCAAAGCTAAAACAATGATGAGAGAAatcagaaattagaaaaatctcaaaaatgCAGTTCTCATTTGGTTTGTGGGTGAGGGATTAGAAGATTTcctgtggtttgttttctctAGTGAGGGCCTCAGCCATAACCTGCCACTCGATCAGGTGTGAGGTGAAGCAGTcagctttttactttttccattcACAAATTTTGTGAGGTGTAAGACACTGCCAGGGATTCAGCAGGCTAGTAATTCTGATCAGGGGTGGAAACAGGGCATCTTGTCTAAGAATTGCAGAGCTGTGTTGTAATAAAACAGGCCACTCCTATTCACTGCTTTTCTCTGGTCTGTGGTGACCTGCAGCATGCTACATTAATTTCAGGTTTTCAGTGGTTGTATGCCTGCAATGGAGCTAGTCCCTTGTATTGTACTTTTCAGTTTCAGCTTCTCTgattccccttctcctcccggACCCTTTACAAGGCTGCGCTTGTGTGGAGATTGATATTTAtaggagcagggaaaagcagagtgCAGAAGGAATACTTTACAACTAAATTTTGTCTGTTTAAATGGTCCAAGAAGAGCCAAAACATATTTGTTCGATTTAGGTTGTTGCTCAAAAGCCTCATGCACTCAGAATTATAGTAACTGGGCCTTTGCAACTCAGTTTATGCTCCCCAAGTGGAGCTCTGAACTGGCATTTTAATTACACTTCAGACCTGTGCTTGCCGAGGTACCTACAATTCCTTCCCCACATGCTCAAACAATACTCTGCCTCGTAGAAAATACTTTGCATTTTTCGGCAGTATTAACTTATTTCACAACAAGGCTTGCACACAGTtgtgcacagcactgcagaggcCTGGTCTTTATTTGAGACTATTAATTAAAACCACACTACAGGtatgtttgtgtattttctttacAGGCAGGCTGAAGTCTTTCTCAAAAGAGGTCCACACAGGATAGGAAGAACTTACAAGAAGGCTATCTACGTTCAGTATACCAATCATTTATATGATGTGATACTTGACAAACCTTCCTGGCTGGGTTTTTTAGGTCCTATAATTAAGGGAGAAGTTGGAGATTCCATTACTATTCACTTGAAAAACTTTGCTTCAAGAAACTACACGCTGCATCCACATGGTGTAAGatacacaaaagaaaatgaaggtaaGCTTGATTCATTTCTGTGCCAGAATTTATCAAAAGTTAATCATCCCTCTAAGTGGTACTCTCTCATCGGAGAGAAGACTGGTCAAGTAAATAGAGATTTAAATTAGGACACaatcaatttaaaatataatctaAGTTTGATAATTTTTCAAGAGTGAAATACAAAGCCAAAAGTGGAATTTGTAAAGAAGGCAATTTTAGATCAACATTTTACCTGAAATAAGAGTATTTGTGTTTCAACCAAAATAAGGGTATAAAGGTATATAAGAGATTCAGATATGGGGGggtatatataaaaatttgaTGCTGTGAGGAAGATATTGTTAACAGTAATAAAGTACTTTTCTAAGTTCTTAACACTAAATTTGTGTATATGGTATATAAGATACACAAGAGTTTCTTGAAATGGAGAAACAGATACTGCTCAGTAAATAATTAATGAGATGAAATTCTGACACACTCTAAGATGTAGTCAGGGGTTCTATTGGGATAGGTGATGGCTTGTCCTTGCAATAGCCAGTCTGGCCACACTCAGGCAATGGGGGATTTTCTGCACTGGATGGCATCAGAATATGGCTGTTGAAAGTTTTATTACTGAGCCTTTAAAACAGTGTGTGAATTGTTGAGAATATGATGTCTCAAAATCACTCTTTTAAAATCCTTCATTAGAAGAATTTATGAAGTATCAACCTAGCTTCTAGTATTTTGTGGACTTTTTCATTACAACTAGTCTGTGTCTTGATAGAGACACTCTGTAGGATCAGAACAGTGTATTATTATGTAGCAGTATGTACactttttggaatttttttctattgctATCATTGCAGTAGCACCTATATTCCTTCAGGGCATATGCAATTTTTTTAGAACAGGTTACAAGATTAATATTTAACAAATGCTTTACAAATATTCGAATTGTTATATTTTTACAAGAAGTACATAGTCCCCTCCCAATAAATTAAGGACTAGCTTTAATGGGCCATTAATCAAAGTACTCCTACGGACTTCAAAGGCAAATGAAAAGATGcctaaagagaaagaaaacatctaCTAATCTGATTTAAAAGTTGTGGGTTTTTAACCTGTATTCAGATGTTCAGTCCATTTTTCTGCAGCATGTAGTCGACTTTCAGCATGGCAGGTGCTATCCTGACACCCTATTGTGAATGTGTTGTGCTAATGGTGGCTGTATGGAACTCTTCAGGTGCTCTTTACCCTGACACCACCAAAGATTTTCAAAAGCGAGATGATGCTGTGGAGCCTGGAGGCCAGTACACTTACACATGGGATGTGACAGAAGATCAAGGTCCAGCTAAAGGAGATGCAAACTGCATAACCAGGGCTTACCACTCCCACATAGATGCTCCAAGAGATGTTGCCTCAGGGCTTGTTGGGCCTTTAATAATTTGCAGGAAAGGTAaaccataaataaataagtgagtaaataaatacatatgcaAGGTGATTGATAATGATCACTGATAAATATCAATGAAGTAAATTCCTGGAAGAGGAGAAGActacaatttattttgaaataactgcTTTTGGTCTTCTCAATTAGCTGCCTTCAATAGTGTAGGAAGTAGTTAGATTTTGTGTATGAGAATGAATATAATTTGCAGAATACTTTGTCCACAAATCCATGTGAGTGAAATGTGCTATGCTAGCCATGTGCAAGGAGTAAATACTGATATAAGAAAGAGATTAACATGCAACATTTATTCTCAGTAATTTTATAGAATCTATCAAAagggatttttgtttcctgAGTATGTCTGTAAGTTTATGTGTACAGTCACACTCAAGAAGTGTCAAAACATGAAGTAAACAGGGTCCAGCCTTACTGAGACTAGAGttaaaactgacaaaaaaataATGTCAGTTACCAAAGATTTTGAATATACCGCTTTCTTTTTCAGATACAATGAATAGGGACAGTGATCAACACTTTGATGCTGAATTTATCCTTATGTTTTCTGTGGTGGATGAAAATCTCAGTTGGTATCTAGAGGACAATATCAGAACATACTGTTTTGAGCCTTCCAAAGTGgacaaagatgatgaagactTCCAGGAAAGCAATAAAATGCACTGTGAGAGAACATTATGTTAATGTTGCTTGCCACTAATATTGTgaagtaatatttttctgtcttgtctCTTTTAAAGATGaattgtagattttttttctaatcaaGTCTCTTTTTAGAGGATTAAGAAagattcttttaaataaaaatttaaaaagtttaaaagtgaTGGCAGATATTGCACAATCAAACCTTTGGAGTTGTGATATAAAATTCTTAGGGGCCAAGAAGATCTTTGCCAGTGTAATTTTACCAGGCACTCTGAACAGATTTGTGTTACTTTGCTCTGTTTCTTAGTCCTGAGCTCTGTACTATAATTTCACAGTttagaaaaacagtttttacCGTTAGTGTAAACAAAAATGACACCTCTGGCTCTGACATGGATTCCAGAATTATAGCTATGTAGAGGAAGCATGTGTCTGATATTGGCACTGATTTTCAAAGGTGTGGAGCTTTCTTTTGAAGCTCTTTCTATTTCAAAAAATAGAGTACTGATAAAAAATAGAGTATGATACctgcatttgaagaaaaaatccTAAGGTCTGTGAAGTTAACTGTAATAAACAACATTTATTTTAGCAATCAATGGGTACATGTATGGGTACCTCCCAAACCTCACAATGTGTGTGGAAGATAAGATAAAATGGCATCTTTTTGGCATGGGTAATGAAGCTGATATCCATTCAGCCTACTTTCATGGACAAACCTTAATAGAAAGGCATCATCGAGTTGACACCATCAGCCTCTTCCCAGCCACATTCATTGATGCTGTCATGGTACCAAGGAGCCCTGGAGAATGGCTGCTCAGCTGCCAAGTGAATGACCATATTGAAGGTACAGTACAAGTTTCAATGATCAGAATTCTTTTAGCTTGAGCTAAGAGTTTACTGAGTCACTTTTGCAGGGCTCTTGACCTCGTGATATGCCAGGCACTATTCTCCTCTAGGTAACAAAACTCTCATAGTAATTAAAATTGAAATGCCTACAAGTGCATTAGATGGGTTTGAGCACATAGTCATGGGAATCAAGGGATTCTTTTCTCTAATGGACATCATCATCAGCTGGCAGCAATTAGCACAGCTTCACTTTTGCGAGCCTCACCCTTGGACAAAAAACCAGCATGATGTTTGCCTCTTGCTGGAGATAACTAACCACAATTTTCTGTTTGCCAACAAAAAAGTTGGAGCTCATTCCATGTTTGGCAAGGGGCACGGGACAGGCAGGCTAACTTGCCTGCTGACAAATACATGTTCTGGAAAGTGCATTGGTGAACAAGCAGAGatgttcttttctcttccctgtattatcctgtattttcagttttaatacCCATATGAAATACTTAGAAGTTAATTCCATGCTTTTGAATGATCTATATTCCTGTAAGTGAGGGAAGTAATTTGTCACAGAAGTGGGAAAGAACACAGAACTGAAAATCATTCTCCAAGATTTGAAAACTCCgataaaaaaagaagtatgtAACTGACAGACTCAATTACACAGAGGTTCCAAGCTTTGAAATAGTTACCACATCAAGCAATATCCTGATATAGATGAAGCATCCTGGGCAAGACTTAAATCCTACAAATTGGCCTGATTTATAGCTGTAAAAGGGCTCTTTTCAGTATACTATTTGTATCTCCAGCAAGCAGATTTGCTAACTGCTTCCCTTAGGATGCAGAGACTTGGGAGTTCCATAAGTAAGCGGTTGATTATATTTAGATGCAGAATGGTCAGTCTGGTAACATCTGACCTTGGCTGAAGTGTTCTCTGACAGCACTGTGTCCACCCTCCCCTAATCTTCTCTGCCATGCCTGTTGCAGCTTTAGAAGCAGAATGCCCTTTACCACACCTGTCTGCCTGCTGTAGATACCATGGCTGTGTTTCTACATCCTAGCTCAGCTGGCATGCCTTTTTTTACAGCATTCATCTTCCACTTTGTGATTTTCATATTCATCAATGGGGTAGGAATCGTCCAGGGAACAGAAAAGCTGTTGggcacagggaaagagaaaacaaaatgcgGTTCCTTCTCTCTAGGTTTCTCTACCTCCTTATTTTCCAGGTGGTATGCAGGCTCTTTTTAAAGTAGAAGATTGTAAGAAATCCACACCAGATCGCAATGAGAGTACAAAGATAAGACAGTACTTCATTGCTGCTCAAGAGATCATCTGGAATTATGGCCCATCTGCAGTGAACCATTTTACAGGACAAGAATTAATCCTTGACAGGTAAATGCCTCTAattaaagaatttttattttccaagcaGAATTGATTTAAGCATGCTAAATAAGGTAAGACATATGGTAGAACTGATTTCTAAGCAGAATTGCTCATCTGTGCTTAAATATTAATGCTAGAATAAATATCAGACCAAATTAGGTCAGTTATTTTCCTTGTAATCTTACCTTAAATTTTGCTGCTATGTTAGTCACTTCACTGGGATTAAGATTAATTATTATGTCATATGTAGGCTGTGACTCCTGATTATTCAAGATGGTTGATTATTTTGAGTTAGGGAACAAAGTAGGAGTTCATGACCATTGCCTTAGGTGATGAAACTCATGCTAACGGTATCTCATCTAGGAAACAGCTTGCATGACATAGCTTTGCCCTTTGCACTGTGTTTACATATTTAAGACCTGGATCAATTCACTGAATACATTGATTCCTCAAGTTTTTCATCTGTGAGTTAAAGCATACTTACCTCTTCCACAAACGACGAGGCACAGTTCATTGTTTGAATAGTGcttgaaaaacactgaaaggTCCTTTCTTAGAGAGTAAAACTGTTGACTGAATCTTCTCACTTTGTATATAGATGTTACATATTCTTGTTGTTTGTATCTGCTCCTGTTGAATTTTTGTAACTTCtaattaaaagaagaataaaCTCAAGGTTATGAAATGTTAACTAGAAATCATCCTTGGTGAGTCTCTAAGCACACTGGCTTTGTAAGGGCAACACAGCACAGTGGCCTTTTCTTAATGAGAAGTTAGTGAAGGATAATGGATTCCTGCACATCCTATATGGGACTGCATGTAAGTGTGTGGCCATACCActgaaaagaaacccaaaagaCAAACTCAGCATATCATACCTCAGAAAACAGGGTTGAGGTCTGACTGCCTTTGTACAACCAAACATTTTGACTTGAATTGTTTGCGTCTATTGCTACTTCTTTTACACAGTGAATCTCAGATCTTTTTTGAACAAAGTGGGACAAGAATTGGCGGCTCCTATAAAAAAGCAATTTACAAAGAATACACAGATGGTTCTTTCACTGAACATAGAAAAAGGCTTGCAGAGGAAGCACATCTTGGACTCCTAGGTAAGAGAGTAActgtcaccccaagacaagagTCTAAAATTTTTTCATGTCAAAGATTTATGAGAGTGAACAGTCACTTTCACTGGTTAGTGAGCAGCGCCCCCACTCTCCAAGAAGTCCTCAGCTCTCCCTGTCTCCAGCAGTCGCTAGTGCCTGTGGTTTCCCCCAAGGTGTAAAGAAGCTCTTAACTGCAACACTGTCATGGTACCCAGCTTCCCTGAAGGACCATGCCATGGTCTCCAAAGGTCTGGCTCTGAATTACAAGGCCAGACTAGGTGAGTCTAGTCCTATTGATAACCTTGCTGCTTCTGGCATGGGTTGGTACTAGTGTCTGTAAATCCCTTTCCAAAGAGAGGAACTGTCCTGAAAGTCACTGGGCCTCCACGTGAACTGGGAATGGTTGCTGCTGGGCTGTTCTGTGATTCAGGCCATATGccagtgtcttggggtgactttatgatgtgtatcccatattgctgccctatgcccagaaattaatttttgcgctttctatgcctttaaactgagcctgagaagaggaaggaaaaaccgagcaaaactttttcaaagcagtttgcagcttgttcaaggtcgcACAGAGATAacgactttttttttcagctgcggcaggagAGCGAGAGGGAAGGGAAGTACCCgggcttgcttttctttccagttggTTTTCGgcagtttttttcctcagctctttttccttcggagagttgaacttttgttttcttgggactttgttttttctccttttctctctgctggactgtttcaacatcagaatacattgggaggagtTTCTactgaggccttggccctggaggtgggcccaccaccccgtccaggctccaaggagggggagagagagatctacggaaggactctgaaattttcccaggtttctctcagcggatcgagaggttttattatttggCATCATTatcccttttcctgtgtgttggttaaataaatagtttttatctctttcactttccttctaggaaaatttattttttcccgaacctggtgggggagggatggttgtgacctgccttctctcagaggatatatttctaaatttggccaaactggaacagCCAGGGACCTGGTCTGTGGCCACAGAGGCCTAGGGGCATTCCTCATGCAAGGGTAAAAGCAGCCAGCCACTGAATGCCATAAGTTTGTGGTGACCTTTACACCATTTGATAGAAATACCCTGTAATTAGACCATGTACACTTTTCTAGGACCTGTGATCAAGGCTGAAGTGGGTGAGCGCATCAGGGTGACCTTCCGGAACAATGCCAGCCGCCCGTTCAGCATCCAGCCCCACGGTGTGAGTTACCACAGGAGCGAGGCAGGGGCACGGTATGGCACTGCCCCCAGAGGTGAGCCACGGATGGGGTGCTGCAACATCTGAGCACACACTGTCTTACCTGTCCGTGTATTAAAGGTGATAAAAGAAAGAATGTTCATTAGGCATAATTCCCAACGCTGATTTCCATAATAGGTACCGAATCTCCAGCCTCTCATGTGAGTCCCGGCACTACATTTACATATGAATGGGATGTGCCAGAAGATGTGGGTCCCACAGACCAAGACCCAGACTGTTTAACCTGGCTTTATTACTCAGCTGTGGATGCAGTCAGAGACACCAATTCTGGCCTTGTGGGTCCTCTCCTGGtgtgcaggaaaggagctctgcTTTCTTCTGGGAAACAGGTTGGTAGAAGAAGAAAAGTGGAAACCTTTGCATCATCACAGCTGAATCTGCTTTCTCCTCCCAGACTGCACCACGTTTTCTCCACATCACAGTTTCACCCATGTCCTAAGGGGAATACACAATATGAAGAAAGTGGGGTTGGTTTTCAATCTTGCTCCAGATAGACAGTCACTGCAATGTGGAAAAACCATCatcacaagcagctgctggcatTCAAGTCTCAGCTATGATTCGAATCTCTAGGAAAATGTAGAGATTTTAAAGACCAAAATACAAACTCACTTCCAGAGGTCGTCCCTGCTGGTAGAAAGAGCATCAGCAGTAGGTACTTAGTCACCAGATACAGCAATTACTGAGCTTTGAGATTATCAGAATGAAGTATCAATGTATGCATTTACTCTATTTTGTGACTTGTACTCATAAATTATTATGAGCATAGGATTTTTCTCACTGACATTTTCTGTTCactcatttctatttttctttctactatTTCTTCtcaacagaaaaatgtgaacATGGAGTTTTTTCTACTTGCCACAGTATTTGATGAGAATCTGAGCTGGTATTTGGATGATAATATTTTGATGTTTACACTAAGTCCTGACAAAATTGACAAAGACGATGAAGACTTCCAAGAGTCTAACAAAATGCACTGTAAGAAAATTATTAGTTAGCCAAATATTAATTTCTACAATAGGGTTTTTACTTGTATGGTTTCATGTTTGAAGCTGGAAAGCTGTATAGTGCAGAGACATTTCATTCctttccagtggaaaaaaacccagaacattTCAGTGCAATTCAGTTTCAACTAAATGTGATAGTTCAAAGTATAATGCCAGCTGTTCAGTGTCTTGCATGGCAGTTGAGGATTTAGCATGGTTATGTACCACTTTGAGCAGATGTGCAACCACTACAAGTGCAACCAGGCAGCAAGACAAAACTGACCTCTGCTCTACAGATGATATAGCTGAAAGGAGGTTTTTCACAGAGTTACAGAGCAGTTGAGGTTGGACGGaacctctggaggtcacctggtccaacctcctgctcaagTAGGGCCACCCAGAGCCACTTGCTCAAGACCATGTCCTGATGACTTCCAAATACCTTCAAGGATGGAGACACTACcatctctctgggcagcctctgccagTGCTTGGTCAGTCTCATAATTTCCTGATGTTCGGAGGGAATCTCCTGTGTGTCAGGTGGTGTCTGTTAGTGTCAGCGGTGCTTCTGTCCCTATCACTGGGATGAGCCCGGCTCCATCGTCTTGGCACTCCCCCCGCAGGTGTTTGTACAGGTGGGTGAGATCCCCCAAGCTgcctcttcttcaggctgaagggtcccagctctctcagcctttccttgcagGAAGAGATGGTTTCTTGTCCCTTCATCATCCTTGTGGCCCTTTATTGCCCTCTCTCCACTATGTTCATGTCTTCCatactggggagcccagaactcagcacagccctgcaggtgtggcctcagcagtgtgagcagagggcagggatcaTCTCCCTCAACCTGCCAGCTGGACTTTGCCTCAGAATgagtcttttcttctttaatagGGCAGAACTGAGTTTCACACTGATCAGTGTTTTAGtactgcagaaatgtttttcaagtTTCATGGAAAAAAGACGTTTTTATCCTCAGGCCCTAGCCCTGCTAGTAAGTCCTAATCTTTAAGCATATTtatttgtgcattttaaaaaatgttcccCTCAGGGCCGTTCCTGTTCACAGACTCTTGGTGCAGAGCATTCAGTGGTACCTGTGAAGCCCAGGATTTGAAAGTTTTGCAAAGGACTATCTAGAAAGGGTTAGAAActcaaactaaaaaaacccttctgATTGCCTCCACTGTATGGCTGGAGGATGTTGCAGGGTGTAAAGTGGGATCCTTTATGCATCCTGAATATGTGACGAGTAGAAAGCAGGGAAAGTTCCAGTTGGTCAAGGCAGCAACATGTGCTGTAGACATTGAAAAGGGAAACagttagaaattatttttaaacactggggtttaaaagctgttttgctTGAATTGATTCTTTAGTTTTGTTCATGTGATATTTTATTATTGATATTTCTGTCAGTCTAAGGCATGACATTACATCTGAAGTGTTTATTAATTAATCTCTATTGCAGAATTAAGTAATATATTAATCAAGGTGGGTTTTGCTTTCTCTAATCTTCTATAGCCATTAATGGTTATATGTATGGAAATCAGCCTGGTCTTGAGATGTGTAAAGGAAGTGTTGTTTCCTGGCATTTGATGGGCTTGGGTTCAGAAGTTGATGTCCATGGGATATACTtctcagaaaacacatttgtaaCTAAAGGAACAAGAAGGGATACAGCAAATCTGTTTCCACATACAGTTCTCACAGCTATTATGAACCCTGACTCCGAAGGTAAATGTcttgtttaaaaattttgttaGTAATGCAGAAACTGTTACCTATGAATGTTTTGTGCATAGTGACAAGCTTTAAGTAGCTGGTATATTGATCCTGGTGCTAAAACTGTGTACAGCTGTGTTTGAGGGGCAGCAAACTGTAAGGACGTGTTCTTAATGCTAAAGCCTTGATTTTTCTAGCTCCTCTGTATGCTGAATTTTATTACTACAAGTAGCCATACCGCACAAAGATTTTGGACCTTATATGAGCAATAACCTGTTTCTGAGTCTCCTCAAGTCTTTGTTTCTCACATGACCTCTAGGAATTTTTGAAGTGTCCTGCCTGACAACAGACCACTACACTGGGGGAATGAAACAGAACTACAAAGTGAAAAAATGCCATTGGTGGAATTCAGATTTATCTATGTATTTGCATGAAAAGATTTACTACATTGCTGCAGTGGAAGTTGAATGGGACTATTCTCCTAACAGGACATGGGAATTTGAGCGGCACCAATACCATGAGGAAAGGTACTTTGGTATatacacagggaaaagaaatacaaaaaaagcaaaggagcaaCTCACTTCTCCTCTGaaccttttcctcttccaaacGTTTCTAGACACACTTTCTTTTCACACATATTTTTTTGGGCTCACTTGAGTCTGTGGTCCTTCCCCAGTAGTGTTGCCATGTAATTGAGCCAGACAGCAAACTGTTTGAGAAATAGTCCAGCACAGATCTTCTGTGGGACAGGTGTAGATTTTAATGGATCCTGGGTAGTGCATGtgcatttattatttacttATGTTGGTAGTCCTTGACATGGAAAGCTTAAAATGTTCATTGTCATCATACCTATCATGACTATGTCCTGATAAACAAGTCTCTGTCTCATGTTTATTTGTGGTCTGAGTAAGGTTCTTTCCGGCCCCTCTCAATTTCATGAGCTTACACAAGATATGTCCATGATTGAATCCACTCACCATGAAGCTTGTTGTCTCGGTGTTTTATTTCCAGTACTTGAATCTCAATGAGAGAGAATTGATTGGATCAAGTAATTCCTGCCAATTAGCAGAAAAGGCTAAACAAGAATGATGAATTTCTGTGTTCCACCTGAATAACTTGAGTAGCAGATTATAACTGTATTTTGTTATTAACttaattgtattttcttcttttttctcagtttgATAGCACATTTCCTTGCCCTGTATACTAGTGGACTCTGACATAATTCTAAGCACAAGTAATATGGGCTGTGCTGTTAccagacttttttcccccctgttgTGTCCAGCCCCCATGATCTCAGCAGAGCATCCCTGACATTTAACATCAGCAAGGCACTTAAGCTTTACAAGTTTTAGGCTTCATTTCAGATGTACACAAGTAGACAAAGGCTCTATTTTTCAGTATGCAAGTTGCTATGCATCTTCTTCCAATTTGAAGCATTTGCCAGGCCAAGCACTCAGCATTTTTCCAAGAACCATAGAGACTTGATCTATTTATAGTGGGGTTTTTaaccttttaaagaaaaacctcCCAGCTTAACTAGAATGTTTGCATGTTGAAAGCAACATACTAGCAGTTAACGAGATTACTCTTTCACTGAGCCAGATTCTTGCTTGATAGTTAGTTGACATACCTGCAAAAGATGTTCTAAAATACATGAAGgaatgcatttctttcttcttctggcagccctggcaatccgtttttaaataaaaatgacaaattcATTGGCTCAAAGTACAAAAAGGTAGTATATCGTGAGTACACCGATCAGACATTCAGTATTCCCAAAAACAGagcaaaggagcagcagcacctggaaatTCAAGGTAAAGTCATCAtgttcagttttgaaaatgcaaaaaatgcaGTGACACAAATCAGAAGATACTATTTGAGTAATATTGAGTACAGTTCTACCCACAAAAATTGCCTCAATCTAAGTGGAAAACCTACATGGAATTGCTACTTTTATTGTGGCGCTTTCCCTGCAAGATAACATTGCTTgctttacaaggaaaaaaaaaccttttggtTTCCTGCCTGATCAGAGGTCAGTTTTTCCTAAGTCAGCATAAAACTGGGCAGCAACATCCAAACTGACTTCAGGTACACAGTAGGTGCTCAGAACTTGAGACTTAGAGGCCTAACTTCAACATCTCAAGTCGGCACAGTGAACATTATCTTTATACAGTTTTCAGCTGAATTATGAGACAATGTTGTGAATTTGAACACAGCGAGCTGGCTCTGTCTGCCCTGATGTTTTGTAAAACCAAGttaatctttcttttcaatCCAACAGGGCCACTGCTTGTGTCAAATACTGGAGATAAAATTATAAT
This genomic window from Corvus hawaiiensis isolate bCorHaw1 chromosome 10, bCorHaw1.pri.cur, whole genome shotgun sequence contains:
- the LOC125330621 gene encoding ceruloplasmin isoform X1 — its product is MKLFLLSCLLVSCCCQVGAVNREYYIGITETVWNYAPGDANAISGQLFAEEEQAEVFLKRGPHRIGRTYKKAIYVQYTNHLYDVILDKPSWLGFLGPIIKGEVGDSITIHLKNFASRNYTLHPHGVRYTKENEGALYPDTTKDFQKRDDAVEPGGQYTYTWDVTEDQGPAKGDANCITRAYHSHIDAPRDVASGLVGPLIICRKDTMNRDSDQHFDAEFILMFSVVDENLSWYLEDNIRTYCFEPSKVDKDDEDFQESNKMHSINGYMYGYLPNLTMCVEDKIKWHLFGMGNEADIHSAYFHGQTLIERHHRVDTISLFPATFIDAVMVPRSPGEWLLSCQVNDHIEGGMQALFKVEDCKKSTPDRNESTKIRQYFIAAQEIIWNYGPSAVNHFTGQELILDSESQIFFEQSGTRIGGSYKKAIYKEYTDGSFTEHRKRLAEEAHLGLLGPVIKAEVGERIRVTFRNNASRPFSIQPHGVSYHRSEAGARYGTAPRGTESPASHVSPGTTFTYEWDVPEDVGPTDQDPDCLTWLYYSAVDAVRDTNSGLVGPLLVCRKGALLSSGKQKNVNMEFFLLATVFDENLSWYLDDNILMFTLSPDKIDKDDEDFQESNKMHSINGYMYGNQPGLEMCKGSVVSWHLMGLGSEVDVHGIYFSENTFVTKGTRRDTANLFPHTVLTAIMNPDSEGIFEVSCLTTDHYTGGMKQNYKVKKCHWWNSDLSMYLHEKIYYIAAVEVEWDYSPNRTWEFERHQYHEESPGNPFLNKNDKFIGSKYKKVVYREYTDQTFSIPKNRAKEQQHLEIQGPLLVSNTGDKIIIVFKNLASRPYSIHAHGVKTDSSVVAVTNPGETKMYVWKIPERSSPEKGDSHCIAWAYHSTVDIVKDTYSGLIGTLVVCRRHYLPSFHTKKKVQFALLFMVFDENESWYLDENIKTYSTNPHLVDKEDEEFLESNKMHAINGKVFGNLHGLTMHVGDNVTWYLMGMGNEIDIHTAHFHGHSFDYKQTRVYRADVFDLFPGTFQTVEMTPQNPGTWLLHCHVTDHIHAGMETTYTVLPKEDKQSLFPRLFNQFKCKGMPGTQE
- the LOC125330621 gene encoding ceruloplasmin isoform X2; its protein translation is MKLFLLSCLLVSCCCQVGAVNREYYIGITETVWNYAPGDANAISGQLFAEEEQAEVFLKRGPHRIGRTYKKAIYVQYTNHLYDVILDKPSWLGFLGPIIKGEVGDSITIHLKNFASRNYTLHPHGVRYTKENEGALYPDTTKDFQKRDDAVEPGGQYTYTWDVTEDQGPAKGDANCITRAYHSHIDAPRDVASGLVGPLIICRKDTMNRDSDQHFDAEFILMFSVVDENLSWYLEDNIRTYCFEPSKVDKDDEDFQESNKMHSINGYMYGYLPNLTMCVEDKIKWHLFGMGNEADIHSAYFHGQTLIERHHRVDTISLFPATFIDAVMVPRSPGEWLLSCQVNDHIEGGMQALFKVEDCKKSTPDRNESTKIRQYFIAAQEIIWNYGPSAVNHFTGQELILDSESQIFFEQSGTRIGGSYKKAIYKEYTDGSFTEHRKRLAEEAHLGLLGPVIKAEVGERIRVTFRNNASRPFSIQPHGVSYHRSEAGARYGTAPRGTESPASHVSPGTTFTYEWDVPEDVGPTDQDPDCLTWLYYSAVDAVRDTNSGLVGPLLVCRKGALLSSGKQKNVNMEFFLLATVFDENLSWYLDDNILMFTLSPDKIDKDDEDFQESNKMHSINGYMYGNQPGLEMCKGSVVSWHLMGLGSEVDVHGIYFSENTFVTKGTRRDTANLFPHTVLTAIMNPDSEGIFEVSCLTTDHYTGGMKQNYKVKKCHWWNSDLSMYLHEKIYYIAAVEVEWDYSPNRTWEFERHQYHEESPGNPFLNKNDKFIGSKYKKVVYREYTDQTFSIPKNRAKEQQHLEIQGPLLVSNTGDKIIIVFKNLASRPYSIHAHGVKTDSSVVAVTNPGETKMYVWKIPERSSPEKGDSHCIAWAYHSTVDIVKDTYSGLIGTLVVCRRHYLPSFHTKKKVQFALLFMVFDENESWYLDENIKTYSTNPHLVDKEDEEFLESNKMHAINGKVFGNLHGLTMHVGDNVTWYLMGMGNEIDIHTAHFHGHSFDYKQTRVYRADVFDLFPGTFQTVEMTPQNPGTWLLHCHVTDHIHAGMETTYTVLPKEGGEV